A window of Desulfovibrio desulfuricans DSM 642 contains these coding sequences:
- a CDS encoding GNAT family N-acetyltransferase has translation MIKFIMKSLCLHDVHSLLQGKILLSQINCAEYLLPHVVLQAALDLHTRGTDWFWCSPRLFIDDITGQTLGTASFLPTNDSSVHEIGYGTATEFQGMGIASRGLALMLAGAQAHDSAMRYMAKTAINNLASQRVLEKNGFTPYGKTIDAEDGELVLWGR, from the coding sequence ATGATAAAATTTATAATGAAGTCGCTTTGCCTTCATGATGTTCACTCACTGCTTCAGGGAAAGATTTTATTAAGCCAGATAAACTGTGCAGAATATCTACTTCCTCATGTTGTTCTTCAAGCGGCTCTTGATCTCCACACGCGTGGAACAGACTGGTTTTGGTGCTCCCCACGGCTCTTTATAGATGATATCACCGGGCAAACCCTGGGCACTGCATCGTTTCTGCCCACTAACGATTCTAGTGTTCATGAAATCGGTTATGGCACAGCAACAGAATTTCAGGGAATGGGGATTGCCTCACGCGGACTTGCATTGATGCTGGCAGGAGCGCAGGCCCATGATTCCGCCATGCGCTATATGGCCAAAACAGCCATCAACAACCTGGCCTCGCAGCGCGTTCTTGAAAAGAACGGCTTTACCCCCTACGGCAAAACCATAGATGCGGAAGACGGCGAGCTTGTTCTCTGGGGCAGATAG
- a CDS encoding ShlB/FhaC/HecB family hemolysin secretion/activation protein, with product MLLTPPAEQPEPTKPQPHKETGHCIPINTISVEGATLLSSHQVRAITQAHEGQCLTLGGINTVLQELTNAYVQKGYVGSRAVLEPQDLSLGVLHIRVIEGRVESIEMSPGSTMNARQLKTIFPFVKGSVLQLRDIEQGLDQLNRLPSNRAIMSIAPGSQVGESKVVIDNVQERTWRPSVGFDNLGQDTTGRAEYTLGLEKDNFIGCNDQFSFYYTGSMPQVFGQFKNDWEGASESVTGLFSIPLGYWLLSGSASRFNYTTQIYGLNQAYTSSGTTSAMRLALDRVIWRDGNGKLSLGTFIQYRDVENHFEDVRLLASSYRLTTTGLAASYVRRMLGGVLTLQAEQIWGIPNMSWSVPGPETSTTPHTRFSKTTGTVGWQRPFELGQQQWSWNLTAFGQTSEQTMYGAERLYVGSPYTVRGFRETPVGGDCGGYMRNELAWTVPAKILEPVTASPLGPVQIYAAYDYGGISRDAKDPYEWGELTGMTIGVRTSGKLSVQASWSKPLTVPDYVQDKGDVWSVSVRYTF from the coding sequence ATGCTTTTGACCCCGCCCGCAGAGCAGCCAGAGCCAACCAAGCCCCAGCCGCATAAAGAAACAGGTCATTGCATACCTATCAATACAATCAGTGTGGAAGGGGCCACCCTGCTTTCCTCGCATCAGGTACGGGCGATCACGCAGGCTCACGAGGGGCAATGCCTTACGCTGGGCGGCATCAATACGGTGCTGCAAGAACTCACCAACGCCTACGTCCAGAAAGGCTATGTTGGTTCCAGAGCTGTGCTGGAGCCGCAGGATCTTTCACTTGGGGTGCTGCACATCCGCGTTATCGAGGGCAGGGTGGAATCTATTGAAATGTCGCCCGGTTCCACCATGAACGCCCGCCAGCTCAAAACAATCTTCCCTTTTGTGAAAGGCTCGGTTCTTCAGCTGAGGGACATTGAGCAGGGGCTGGATCAGCTCAACCGTCTGCCTTCCAACAGGGCCATCATGTCCATAGCGCCGGGTTCGCAGGTAGGCGAAAGCAAGGTGGTCATTGATAACGTGCAGGAACGCACGTGGCGGCCAAGTGTTGGCTTTGACAATCTGGGGCAGGATACGACAGGCCGCGCGGAATACACCCTGGGCTTGGAAAAAGACAACTTCATCGGCTGCAACGACCAGTTTTCGTTCTACTACACAGGTTCCATGCCCCAGGTTTTCGGCCAGTTCAAAAATGACTGGGAAGGCGCGAGCGAGAGCGTCACCGGGCTGTTTTCAATCCCGTTAGGCTATTGGCTGCTGAGCGGCAGTGCCAGCCGTTTCAATTACACGACGCAGATATACGGATTGAATCAGGCCTACACCAGCAGCGGCACCACCTCTGCCATGCGCCTCGCACTGGACAGGGTTATCTGGCGGGACGGCAACGGCAAGCTCTCTCTGGGTACGTTTATTCAATACAGAGACGTGGAAAACCACTTTGAAGACGTGCGTCTTTTGGCCAGCAGCTATCGGCTTACCACCACCGGGCTTGCGGCCAGTTATGTGCGCCGCATGCTTGGCGGCGTACTGACCCTTCAGGCGGAGCAAATCTGGGGCATTCCCAATATGTCATGGAGTGTTCCCGGCCCGGAAACCTCCACAACTCCCCACACGCGGTTCAGCAAAACCACAGGCACGGTTGGCTGGCAGCGGCCATTTGAGCTCGGCCAGCAGCAATGGTCGTGGAATCTTACGGCCTTTGGTCAAACCAGCGAGCAAACCATGTACGGCGCGGAGCGCCTGTATGTGGGCAGCCCCTACACTGTGCGCGGATTTCGCGAAACACCCGTGGGCGGTGATTGCGGGGGCTATATGCGCAACGAACTGGCCTGGACTGTTCCGGCAAAGATTCTGGAACCGGTGACGGCTTCGCCGCTTGGGCCAGTGCAAATTTACGCGGCCTACGACTACGGCGGCATAAGCCGCGATGCCAAAGACCCCTACGAATGGGGCGAGCTGACAGGCATGACTATCGGCGTGCGCACCAGCGGCAAGCTTTCGGTGCAGGCATCGTGGTCAAAACCGCTGACAGTGCCGGATTACGTGCAGGATAAGGGCGATGTTTGGTCAGTAAGCGTGCGTTACACCTTTTAA